The Manduca sexta isolate Smith_Timp_Sample1 chromosome 15, JHU_Msex_v1.0, whole genome shotgun sequence genome includes the window GCTCCGTAAAAGGGAGGTATTGAAAACATTTAAGacgaaaaattaatattacaaacgtaTAAACAACTGAACTTGAACTCCGTCGTCCGATGCTCTTTGAGCTGGTGAAGAGGGTCTGTGTGAAATGACTAACggtttagataaaaaatgtgttaagcATAGTTAGAGATTTGtcttaattttcttaattttatctaCTGTGAGTATAATGCGGCACCAATTTCAAATAGGTCAGATTACTGTCGATCCGTCAAATGCCGTTAAATCCACTTATTAAGATTTCTCAgttcacaaaaattataataagtataatttataacgcTTGCCttggcggcgtagttgtactgcgtgcgTGGAACGGCAGCGCCctgaggtcgtgggttcgaatcctaggttTGGCAAAGTGAAATTTGGGTTGTTTCTGCGCTCCTCTAGGTGGTGCCTACATGCGACaaaagttttcattttttaaagGTTTTGTTTTAGGCATTTTGCCATCCCCATTATAACTACACTACGCCACTGCCGATGCCGGTACTGACCGATTAATAAGACTGGTAAAAAATTACACCGCATTCTTTggttgtataaatttaaaacaccaATTTTAAAGTAGGTGTtagacatttataaaataaagacttagtacaaaatatatccccAAAAATAGATCGACATTACATTACTTTATGTTAGAGAATGAACGTAACgcactttattatttatttttacctagttataagctatattttaaagcaattgcTTTTGTGATTTCGCCAAAGCTGTTTTTGAGTTAGATCAATCTTTTATTGAGCGTGTGATATATAGGCTGACAGTATTTCATTTGGCAACAGAAATTGACATTGCAGATATGCCTGCCTAGCACGATTTGCGCAgacaaaatatagttattttaccacttatttcaaaaatatgatgtacattattattataaaattgtttcagAAACCGTCGTTTCATATGAGTGTGTTATGGGTGAatggtaataaaaagaaagaaattgtTAAATTCATTGATAAGTTTAACGATCTTTTAGTCTCTGAACTGAATAAAGACTTGAAAACTGTTTTAGTAGACAAAATAAGTTGTAAAAttggtaacaaatattttcaatataatttgctATAACATGGATGTGTACGCTGAAATTTCagacataaaaaacaaaacacaaatatgtAATGCCAATAGAGTCTACATAAATCCCAATTTTAATCATAACAGTTATCCTACAACAAACAACCAGGTTTTGCAAGGAAAGAATATTTCAATGCACGTTAACCCAAAATTTTCAACTGCTATAACtcaacagaataaaaatattagtaatgcAAGGATCTTCATCAATCCCAATTTTGTAAAATCTCTCCAGGGACAAGCTTCTAAAGAAACTTTTAAAGTACTTCAACATAATTTACCTGACAAAGTGGACAATAATCCGCTTCTACCCAACATGGATATAACTACAAACGAACGGAATTTGCCAATattcaatgtaaataaatctCGTTACAGTTTAGTTAGGCAAGGAACAATAaaagtgaaagaaaatattgctCAAAATCCATCTAAAACGATAAAAATCAGCAAATACAAATCAGTACCCTTAAGCGATATCAAAAATAGTATGACGATAGAACACAATTCGTCGAAATCGCTACTTCTTAATGTAAGAAAGACGACTATTTTGCCACAAACTCCAAAAGCTGTAATGCATTCAGGAAATCAGAATAAATATACCAGCAGGTACAAGtatacgaaatataaaaaaacttctgtTGCTTTTAATGAAAGTAAGACCGTTATAACTAGCAAACCTAGTGTTGGAATGataaaaaagaattacaaaGTCAAAGTGATCTTAGcaaagaaaatgttaaaaaagaacaatataCCTTGTCCTTTGTTCAAAAAGTTCGGAAAGTGCATAAGGGATGCTCATGGTAATTGTGAATTTTCACATGACAAGAAGCATGTAAGTTTATGTAGAAAATTTCTTAAAGGTATCTGTTTCGATTCTAATTGTCTCTTGTCACAtgatttaacaaataataaaatgccAACTTGTTACTTTTACCTAAAAGGAATGTGCACTAAAGAAGATTGCCCTTACGTACACGTTAAATTAAATGACAACACAAAGATATGTCCTGACTTCCTTAAAGGTTATTGTGAAAAGGGGAAGAAATGTGTTAATCGCCACGTGACTGTAACAAACTTTACAAAAAAgcattcttattataaatacaagaaaAATGAAAAACTAAAAGTCAGAAAGAAGTCCAtgtgttatgaaaataaacctACAGTTATGCGAACTGAATCAACTACAAACAATTCTGAAAAACAAGAAGGAAATCTAATTGAAGGTAGATATTATGAAGATCAAGCAAAATGGGacgataatattaatgatacatCCGAAGTTATAAAACCGACTAGGTGTAAACTAGGTAATTTGCCATCATTTATCCAATTACCTAGGTAGGCAGTTACAAAACAAGaatattatgtgaaatagtTGAAACACTTATTCGTTGATTCGTGTATCTATCTACCTTAATCGCGTTCTTTTATGCGGACACAAATACATCTTTGTCTACCCAGGGCCACATTGTGAATTAATTGAcgcatgtaataaaaatgtaaagatttatttattttattaaaaagttttcgTAATGTACGggtttttattcttattactttataatacaGCTCAAGTgatgaaaagtttttttttcacagtaatatttatttgaattaaaataataataagtttataacaATAAGTAACTTAGCGTTAACGTGCCGGGCGAGTAATGGCGCGTGCATGGCGTCGACGGGGATTCCCGCCGCTTCCGCCTTGTGCAGGCGCGGCGCTAGCGAGCTCGAGGCTGGTCGCAACGGCGTGTGATTGGTTGGTTTGGGCGTTATTTTGACCAGATGTTATatctttagttttattaaattttggaCGTCAGATTGGTAAAAGCTCGGTGGGCCACACGAAAACGCCCGACCGGCCGCATGTCGAGTATAGCTTTGccagataataatatgtacaataataaaatgcaagTGAGTTACCTAGCTTCATCGCGAGCCAATATTATTGaaagtattgattttttttttatggattccCCCGgtttattttgatgaaaatcGAGCATTCGTCAAATGAATGTTACATAACGAATCGGAAAAATTGAGATTGCCTGTTTTTCTTCATCACAATTATGTCGTTACTAGgtacaaataagtaaatagaCGTTATTAATAGACTCTTAacagatatttaatttatatatgatATACAAGGTTGATTTATACTCTATCCAATATTAGGTTACCATATAACAGGTCCAGACAGGTCATGGATGTTACGGGTTTATTCCTGTGTCATATCGGAAAGAAGGAGTCTGCCGTGTGCCCCGATTCTGTGGTCTAAGAGCAGGCGTCGTAGGAGACCAGTCGTTTCCCGTAGTAATCGGCAGCTGGAGGTCGTAGCGAGCAGATGCCTTCGCCTGCGAGTGCGCGGAAAGGAGAGCGCCGAACGGGATCGTGAGGGGATAAAAGCGGAGCGTGAACAAggaattatgcaggccggcatgactaaCAGACCGTCTGGGGATGCCTGTATCTTTTGCCCGTCGGCACtttctttgggcttcacttcatcaggtgcagtgaagtctcTGTGCCGAACTCcgttaaaaaaagtaaaacaaagcCCATTTAGTCGCCTTTTAGGACAGGCAGGGTATACTGAGGTGGAATTATCTAGATGCCCCACATCTAACTTAATTGAAAGTGTTGCGAACGCCTAAAGTATTCAtccaaaagtccggtgtattTGTACAATCCGACTCTTGGCAGgctaataaatgtatgtaatgttaaaaaaatagtgttaaAAAACCGAAGAAACCAATAGAACCGTACTATCATCCCTCCAATGGGTGTTGCGACAACACGTTTTTATCTGCGCCACAAAATTATTAGGTTGTCTTGGCAAGTATGCCACATGAACATCCGTGGTTACCTAGCTTTCAAATTATTGAGTTTTAAGCACGAGCAGGGCGGAGTGGCAAAGAAACGTTACACACGCCACTCCATCCGATAGTCGAGGATAAAGAGTGTTCTGAAAGATTTTTCCGACCTTGGAAGCGCGCtccaattattaaatactagaattaagataataataacaaataaatttacggACTGTGATTATACAGCTACGTTTTCTATGCTTTAGTAGTTACACGGTGTGCCTTAGAGGTGCGCAATAATGCGCAATAGTTTATCACACACTTACCTAATTACAGAGTTTAAACGAAGGATACGTccgctttttgtatgggcgctggttcttTATTTCGCACAAATTTCAATCAAGTTcaaacatattgtataataaagtggcgaaaagtggaacttgtaattattaaaagaataattttaaaccccctcgatttataaaaaaaataaagaattgtcTTGGCCGAGTAACtaaaaaaatagctttattgaTTTCGTCGAAAGAGGTGGAATTTGTAATTTCCTAGAATTTTCTTTTTGTCATTTGCGGATTTAAAGggaaaattaatatacaaaaataaaaaaatcattcacgGTTATTCTTAGAGaaatactattttttctacaaactatttttttaagaaaatttaccTCATTTTTAACGTAGttgttatattctctttgccTCATTTTGGGAGTGCGTTTTAATGTAGCAGCATTTATATTTCAGAAGCGttcattttaagtataatttttaaattaaataaaattacgaaaatCTCAAAAACACACGCCTTCAAAGTTAAATGACAAATTTCAATTTGTCGAATAAAGAACCGTTTCTGGACATCTCCTTTATCCCTGCTACAAGATTTTTTTAGGTACCATTTACATATGGAATAGGCCAGGTGGTTAAATAAAACTCAACTGTTCGGTTACCTGtaagaattaatataattaaaaaatatataagtaggtatcacacatgaaaaatacaaactaGTTTTTGAACCACTTTGGCACTTTGCTATTTTTAGAAGTAGATGGTATGGCTGCACTAGATTTCCGGGAACTGTCTTGATTGTCATCTATTTTTCGCCTGCTTGGGGCCctgtaaattacaattattttattgtaaaatccTCATTCAAACATGTATCACTTGGAAAAGagtattgtttatttgaaagtCTCTCTAATTACATTGTTATCGAACACATTATTatctaatcattttttttatggaaagaTGTAGATATAAAGTATGCGAGTAGCACACTAAAATTAACTAAAAGCATCTGTTGAAATTCCTCGTCTAAAGAATGTTCGATAAAATGGTCTTAATGATAGTAATGAGAACTATATGCCATACTACTTTTACgtgtcatatttttatagtggtttgttataattatatacgttaTTATAAATGTGTGCGTTAATGTGCCCTTATTGAAAGCCGAATGCAGAAGAAGTATCATATCTACAACTTCTTACTCaaatatcattgttattatCCCCTTTTTCAATCAGAAATTCAAATGCGGCTCTACTAGAACTACCAGACTATTACATCGCAGCAGAGTGGAGTCATCCACCTGATAGTACAATTTCGACCATGGACTAACTGGGCCACaagtaattacaatatatagATACATCGACGATACGatacattacttttttatagtcatgtgttaataattttatcatactCACCTATACTTAGACGCTAAAATACTAGCAGCATCACTTGATGTCTTTTTCGAATATATCtcttttttcaaatacatcTGATTTATATTCTCTTCTAACCAGTTAAAGTGCATGTGAACACATGGCACAAACTTAGCATCGTGTAAAGTCATTTTTGGATCCAATGTTTCCTTAAGGGGAGTTGTAACTGCAAatgtaaaaatctttatatCTTACTCATATTATAACTGTGAAGTTTGGAAAGATTTTTGAAAGTTTGTTGGTAATGAATTCTGATAGCTGTATCTACCCGATAAACACGTGCCAAGTcactttttatcctgaaaaactgCAGAGCACTCACGAGAGTGAAACCGTGACAAAAACTCGTATAAGATATACTAATGGCTGCGCACTTTGCGTATTTGGGCGATATTTGTGTTATCTGTCCGTCTGTAACACAAAGCCGATATTGCTTTACTAAAAAAGAGTAAGAAATACGCCAAATGTAGTGCCACCATACAATTATTTCCAAaaactaatcaaaatgaaaGTGTCGTGGACCGTTTCTACAATAAGACCGCAGTTATCTACGGCTTGTAGTAGATTCTGTAACCATAACCGCTAACACAAGTTTCAAAAAGCTGTTCTACTTACATATATGAAAAGGTTTATCAGAATCTTCAAGATGTTCTCTAATGAAATTTGTTACGTCTTGAATTGTATTTGATGGGCAAAATATTCCTTGTAATATCATATGATCTGGGAATTGTACACGAACaacaacatttttgtatgtattcaaCTTTTGTTCGGatgactaaaaaaaaataatgattaatggAATACATAAGAGCACTATGACTGGCAGGCTGGCTGCTATCAATGTCTTTTATACACTATTGCTGGcgatttcgcccgcgtgaaacaGTTTCCTGTAatgaaagtcccgctatatattttcctgagataaaGAGTAGCCTATGTcgttcccagggtctcaaactatctccataccaaattcatGGAAAtccattgggtagtttttgaggtTATCGTGTTCGGAAAGGCAGAAAGATGCGgagggggactttgtttaataatatacttttagatCTCTTTAAGAAGAACtattccgtcatacatgtttattgtgtaattttaaccgtttacgcagcgcaggcaaagGAAGTTTTCAAATGGAATAATTGGACCTACTTATGCAAACAGGAACCAATACACACATGTGCCAAAATCGAGTTAAGTATGTAGAGAGCTTTCAAAATGTACCTTCTATCCTCTCTGTAAAGATCAAAATGATATGACAATTTTTACTGAACAAACCGTTTTCAACAcaagtctaccaacccacatAACACTAGTTGTTCAATAAACTAACAAGATCCAAGCCCCATGGTAACcggaaaatctaaaaaaatctacgaaattgttttgtttttacaaagaaCCATCCCATAAGACTCACATGATTTTTTACGTCAAGCTTGACGGAAATGCAAATATAGAAGACGATCTGGAAGGTTTTTCGGGTCAGTCTGATTTTgaagtagaataatatttagattaagtaatttttgatattccacaaaacattttaatataagaatttttattttacataactattgtactacgctattgtattgggtattacctgtaaaatagttgtatgtggaaataaataaaaatatttttttcagtaaaatatattaaataaatatgacattttatatttttattatagaattattccaagataaaaaattaacaagagaTCAATCCACACAGAAATAGTTTTGCTAAAAGGAAccattgagttatttttaaattccttaattatgttaaatgattttcatcaatattatatttgtatagatagaataaagtatttttacaatattgtaaatatttttcgtccaaaataacaaacaattgtcTTGTATACAAAAATTGGACAAAAACAGCTTTTTCTCAAAACTATCATTGTGTGGGTTGATTCCCTTTTGCGTAAGTAGGTCCAATTGTTTCTCGcttttgcaaatttttttttgatgatccactcttattggtcatagcatgatgttataacttccttcctcgataaatgagctatccaacacttaaAACAAgtttcaattcgaaccaatagttcctgagattagagcgttgaaataaacaaaccaacaaaaaaaaactcttcacttttaaatattatatagaactatagataacataaaaaataggctgtaatcaattttttattacagtgtATAAAGGAGACTGATACATTTGAGGAAAGTATTAAGTACATTTTCCTCCTTATAATGGTGTATGGTTAGTGATATTCTGTGTAGGTATCAACGAGAAATATACGAGAAAAATAgctttttttaatacgtaattatacatacacatacatacttACCTAATTATTGTAAGGTAGGTGCGTCTAAAAAGGGCCGGTTCCAAATAAGGTCCATCTTTTCAAACTTTACGCagttaatacttaaattaaaacggATACCGCGCGTCGCCTCCCCAGTAACCAATTACAAAAGTGCACTGACGTTCATTGCTTTCGTGCCGACCGTTTTGTCAATAGCACTGTGTGTAACCTCAGAGGCGGTCAAAGTGTCTCAATTTATAAAAGTTCTGATTCAATTTTCtgtgttttagtaataaaaccCTGTCGTTTTGTCATAATTCTAAAGTAGTAATGTTAACATTCTTTCAGAACATGGATTGGTAAGGTAAGTTACCAaagttattgcttttttatctcgattttgtttggttttttcAGGACATATCTAAGTGCCTATGTAGGTCCATTGTTTTCGGCCCAGTAAGGGCCGGACTTTATTAGgggtacttatttttaatataagcatGATCAGTTACTTATATAAGTGCAAATAAGCACATGGCATTTTTTTGCCACGATAACGACAGTTCAGTACACTATACACAAAAATACCACTTGTCTAAACACCTTTTCTTCGTTGGATTTTTTCGctttcaagttttataaaattttatttacgcaaATTAACAATACCTACCGTttgtcaaaagtatttttttattttattttaatgattgttcatccattaatataagtatattgtttttagtaaaGGCAAGAATAGAACCTTTGCAAAAAAGCCACtatcagaataataaaaaacgatCTGATATTCAGGAGTCTACTTTTAAAGAGTTTCTAGCTAAGGCAAAGCCGAGACGAAAAGCATTAAATTACGTCAGAGTGAAAATAACCaaagatttattcaaaaaagTCAAGCAATAATACAAAAGCCCTGACGggctaaaaattataacaacaatacTAATGGTCAAAAATCAAAGGCAAGAGAAAAGTCACCTAAAGAAGTCTTAAGATTAAACCAGATGGAATTAAATCcaagcaaaaaaattaaactgaaacATGCGGTCCAagccaaaaaatacaaaaaagtaataaatgataataattatttttatatattatgttctctaacaactttaatttagtttttagttatttgatGAACAAATTATAAGTGTAACGTTGCCATTgtttaagttatttaagtttattttaattacatttatgttgataaccaagcagaaaatatataagtacaataaaaatatatatgcgtatttatttttaatctttaggTTCCTCGGTGCAGTGGTtgtcatatttgttattttcaagcACTTAATAAGGTTCAGACTGTGATTAAAGAAGTGTAATACCCAATAAGGTCCAAAgacaaaaacagaaaaaactGATTGATTAGTacattttatgattttcttagctagaatcaataaaaaatagcataaaaCTACAATTTGTTTCATCTATAActcgaaaataaaatagttcttacatatatacatttcCTAATACTTTATAAGGCCCACgatactaatttataataacttccTTTTCATTATACGCAATCCACGAACTTAATAGTAGGTAGTTTAAAACCAATGCTTTCTTAAGATGTGATTTTTCTCGAATATAATGCCTTAGTTCCTGCTGTTCAATTATGGACCTTATTTAGAGCGCCAGTGCCCAATAAGGACTATAGACAAACTTTTAAAGAACTTTTTTTGTAAG containing:
- the LOC115451853 gene encoding uncharacterized protein LOC115451853 isoform X1, which encodes MDVYAEISDIKNKTQICNANRVYINPNFNHNSYPTTNNQVLQGKNISMHVNPKFSTAITQQNKNISNARIFINPNFVKSLQGQASKETFKVLQHNLPDKVDNNPLLPNMDITTNERNLPIFNVNKSRYSLVRQGTIKVKENIAQNPSKTIKISKYKSVPLSDIKNSMTIEHNSSKSLLLNVRKTTILPQTPKAVMHSGNQNKYTSRYKYTKYKKTSVAFNESKTVITSKPSVGMIKKNYKVKVILAKKMLKKNNIPCPLFKKFGKCIRDAHGNCEFSHDKKHVSLCRKFLKGICFDSNCLLSHDLTNNKMPTCYFYLKGMCTKEDCPYVHVKLNDNTKICPDFLKGYCEKGKKCVNRHVTVTNFTKKHSYYKYKKNEKLKVRKKSMCYENKPTVMRTESTTNNSEKQEGNLIEGRYYEDQAKWDDNINDTSEVIKPTRCKLGNLPSFIQLPR